The Salvia miltiorrhiza cultivar Shanhuang (shh) chromosome 1, IMPLAD_Smil_shh, whole genome shotgun sequence genome has a window encoding:
- the LOC131006235 gene encoding uncharacterized protein LOC131006235 produces the protein MSLDPSIFETTVPSRYITCTLPLHRRLLRAAVLDSPSAAAPSSTAAMWVPHGRESDWIFSTFSGHLQLLLSSPTPHPLSRLILLGDPPSCPNSPPRPSPSPPPHQNLAPLLLLLTPKSEFLGRGETPEVPLLIYEDEVVKNSILEICEGPRVGEMLIENVELVNGDGVSEFRRRLRFKRMPNFVQSQMRIRPRNDSISDNFDELEFELDKGALVQPYLSPMVAGIAVIHRFLEGRGRAGFRPRALCLGVGGGALLGFLADQLDFEVDGVEEDEVVLEVAKRHFGLNDHSNLVHLFAEDGIRHIKRIAAADGITEGDKYDVVMVDLDSNDATNGVSAPPSEFVESSVLRAARDVLRDEGILVANVIPSSKLFYEELICGVDEVFEEVYEIDVGNEENLVVVAAKSVVGEALDGNGSEFLNKLKLVVSSGYVDSIRKISMII, from the coding sequence ATGTCGCTCGATCCATCAATATTCGAAACCACAGTCCCTTCCCGCTACATCACCTGCACACTCCccctccaccgccgcctcctccgCGCCGCCGTCCTCGATTCCCCCTCCGCCGCGGCGCCCTCCTCCACCGCAGCCATGTGGGTCCCACATGGCCGCGAGTCGGACTGGATATTCTCCACCTTCTCCGGCCACCTCCAGCTCCTCCTCTcctcccccaccccccaccccctctCCCGCCTAATCCTTCTCGGCGATCCCCCATCTTGCCCCAATTCCCCTCCCCGCCCCTCCCCCTCGCCGCCGCCCCACCAAAATCTCGCCCCCTTGCTGTTACTGCTCACCCCCAAATCGGAATTTCTAGGTCGCGGCGAAACCCCAGAAGTGCCCTTGTTGATTTACGAGGACGAGGTGGTTAAAAATTCAATCCTGGAGATCTGCGAGGGGCCCCGCGTGGGGGAAATGTTGATTGAGAATGTGGAGCTGGTGAATGGTGATGGGGTTAGTGAATTTAGGAGAAGGCTGAGGTTTAAGAGAATGCCCAATTTCGTGCAATCCCAGATGAGAATTCGACCTAGAAACGATTCAATCTCGGATAATTTCGATGAGTTGGAGTTTGAATTGGATAAGGGGGCTTTAGTCCAGCCCTACCTGAGCCCCATGGTCGCCGGCATTGCCGTGATCCATCGCTTCTTGGAGGGGCGGGGGCGGGCCGGATTCAGGCCGAGAGCTCTCTGTTTGGGAGTCGGAGGAGGCGCATTGCTCGGATTCTTGGCCGATCAGCTCGATTTCGAGGTTGACGGAGTCGAGGAAGACGAGGTTGTGTTGGAAGTTGCCAAGAGGCATTTCGGATTAAATGATCACAGTAACCTCGTCCATTTGTTTGCTGAAGATGGGATCAGACACATCAAGAGGATTGCAGCTGCAGATGGGATAACTGAGGGGGATAAGTATGATGTTGTGATGGTTGATTTGGACTCGAATGATGCAACGAATGGCGTCTCCGCGCCACCCTCGGAGTTCGTGGAGAGCTCCGTGCTTCGAGCAGCGAGGGATGTTCTTCGCGACGAGGGGATCCTCGTCGCGAATGTGATCCCTTCGAGCAAACTGTTTTATGAAGAGTTGATCTGCGGAGTTGATGAGGTTTTTGAGGAGGTGTATGAGATTGATGTTGGAAATGAGGAGAATCTTGTTGTTGTTGCGGCGAAATCAGTTGTTGGGGAGGCTTTGGATGGGAATGGTAGTGAGTTTTTGAACAAGTTGAAATTGGTTGTTTCAAGTGGTTATGTAGATTCCATTAGAAAAATCTCAatgattatatga